TTTACAAGTgtgagagaggaaagggaagggaaggggtggACGGAAAGGAAAGAGGGACAACAGGAGTGAATGAAAAGACCGCGCTGTGAACCAAGGCTTTTGATGAATCTGTTCATTTGTGGACCAtagtttgaaatgtttttttcttttcgttttttttttctttctttctttcttttttttttaaatttttagctgTCTGACATTCGCTGTAGATGAGAACGAGCCAAATGTTGGAATCCAAGTATGGAGAGAAGTGAACAGAGAAGGCGAGAAGAAAGTTTGTGAGCTCAGTTTGGAGTGTATGGATTTTGAGGTCCCTCGGGGACATTCAGGCAGTGGTGTTCAATAGACAGCTGGCAAAGAAGGTCTGACATTCGAGGGAGGAAATAGCCTGGACACGTAGGTTATTGAGGATCATCTGTGTTTACAAGAAAACGGACAGAGATCAGCCAAGGAGAGGGAACACGTAAACTGAGAAGAGTGGAGGCTCAGGACAGAGCTACTCAACGTGGCAGCGCAGCTTCCCGGCGAGCACCAGCCCCAGGGCTCTGCAGTCAGGTGGAGCTGGTCTTGAAAGCGGGCTGTTGGGCTGTGTGGTGCGCTCTTGGCAAAGTCGGGTACCCTCCCTGCGATCTGCTGCCACAACTGGGGATAATGGACATCTCAGAGGGatgctgggagaaggcaatggcaccccactccagtactcttgcctggaaaatcccagggacggaggagcctggtaggctgcagtccatggggtcgctaagagtcgggcacgactgagcgacttcactttcgcttttcactttcatgcattggagaaggaaatggcaacccactccagtgttcttgcctgcagaatcccagagacagtgggcccccgtctctggggtcgcacagagtcggacacgactgaagcgacttagcagcagcagcagcagcagcagcagcagcagcagcagcagcagcagcagcagcagcagcagcagagggatgcTGAGCGAGGACCCGAGATGCTCCAGGTGAAGCACCTGCAATCAGGAAGCCTCCCGCCTGCTGTTTGTAGGTcccccttctccagccccactcCACCTCTCCGCCGCGGTCGGGTCCCTATGAGAAGGGGGTGAAGAGGAGGGCGCGGGGCAGAGAGAGAGCTCGGTGGTGCGGCGCTCACGTGACCAGCCCGGCGCCCTGCAGTCAGGTCTCGCGCAGTCCGCTTGGCTCGCACAAGCCGCGCGGAACCGGCTCGCAGAGCTGCCCAGGTGGCGGGCGAGGGCCGAGCGGGCTTGGGCGAGCCCGACGAGGGCCAGACCTGACCCGGGCCCTGCAGGTCAGTGTGGAGGTGGGCGCTGCTGGCGCCCGGGGCGTGGGTGGCAGTGGGTGGGGTTAGGATCCGGGAGCAGCGGGGAGGGGCGCAGAGAGGAGAGCCGCCAGATGGATGGGGAGTGGCACCGGGCGCGCGGCgtgggcaggtggggagggggcacccGGCAAGCGGCCCCGCCTCCTCCTCCACGCCCCTCCTCTGTGCCCTCACCCATTTTCGAGCCTGAAATGGGGCCAGAGGTGGGGGGAGCAGGGTGACTTTGAAACGTAGACAAATTTCTGAGAATAGCCCCCCTTtcccgcttccctggtggctcagacggtaaagcgtctgcctacaatgtgggagacccgggttcgatccctgggttgggaagatcctctggagaacgaaatggcaacccactccagtactcttgcctggaaaatcccatggacggaggagcctggtaggctacaatctatgggggtcacaaagagtcggacacgactgagcgacacgactgagcgacttcacctcacctgaGCCTAGGAGGAAATATTGACCTCTGTGTAaagggctgggggggggggggggttgtctTCAAAGGAGGGTTCCCAGAGACTCAAGCAGCTTGTAAAGCATCCTGGTCTGGTGCCTGAGGCTTGATGAAAAATTTTGGCGACTGAGGTGCAGGGttatgggaggtgggggaggcaaCGGTGGGTGAGGGCCCTGTGTTCATGGAGTTCCCAGCACATTTTCCTGTCTGTCTGCAGGTCTGTGAAGCTGTTGTTCCTAGCGCTTTGCTGGGCTACCAAAAGAGGAGGAACCTGTCCAGAATCCCTGCAGGTCAGCGAAGGAAGAGGGCTCTGGACAAGGACCCAGAGGGCTGGGAAGTGTGGAGGGACGGGCCCGCGAAGAATTGGGGGCCTCAGTGCCCACTTCCCAACACATTTACACACTGCAGCGCTGAGCAAGCATAGGGAAAAATGGCAGGGCCTGCCAGGGAAGTGTTGTCTCACGTGTGCACGAGGAATGGTGGGGTAAAGGGTGGGCAAAAGGCACTCTCGGAGGGCCAGACCCGGTCAGGAGATCCCTGACAAAGGGCAAGAAATGACTACTACTGTCCGGACCTGCATTTCCCCCCAAACCTCAGTGTCTCTGGTCTCCTCTTTGTCTTCTCTTCCCCCGCCCCACTCCCAGGACAGGAAAAGGAGGGGACGCTCAACATGGAAAAACTCTGCAGTGAAAATGAAGCGAAGCCTGAGAACCAGGGCAAGATGGAAAACAAAGAACAGCCACTGGATGCAGGAAAACCAGGAGCAGCTTGTACTAGGGAAGATGAGGAAAACTTAGAAAACCAGGGATGGACAGATCCCAAGGGAAAACCAGATGAGGAAGTATTAACAGTTACGGAAAGGCCAGAGAGTGAGACCAAGCCAAAAGAAGGAGCCCCAGAGAGCCAAGAAAAGCCAGAGAGTGAGGAACAAGcgcaagaaagaaaagcagagagcgAGGGGAAGCCAGAGAGCGAGGGGAAGCCAGTGAGTGAGgaagaagcaaaagaaacaaaagcagagagCGAGGGGAAGCCAGAGAGCGAGGGGAAGCCAAAAGAAGACAAGCCAGCCAGCGAACCAAGGGAACCGAGGGCTGGCAGAAAGCGCCCCGCTGGGGAGGATGTACCCAGGAACGCCAAAAGAAAAACCAACAAGGGGCTGGCTCAGTGTCTCAAGGAATACAAGGAGGCCATACATGATATGCATTTGAGCAATGAAGAGATGATAAGAGAATTTGATGAGATGGCCAGGGTAGAGGATGAGGTGAAGAAAACCAGACAGAAACTGGGGGGGTTTATGTGGATGCAAAAAAGTTTACAGGACCCCTTCCACCCAAGGGGCCCAAGGGAACTCAGGGGTGGCTGCAGGGCCCCGCAAAGGGGCTTTGAAGACATTCCTTTTGTGTAGTGCCTCTGGCAGGCATTTACCAGGCCTTGTGCTTTAAAGTTTTGCAAATACTTTGCTTAGGTGTCACTTTTAATATCAACAATCTTTGATCAAACTAGAGTaccctgccgctgctgctaagtcgcttcagttgtctccgactctgtgcgaccccatagacggcagcccaccaggctcccccgtccctgggattctctaggcaagaatactggagtgggttgccatttccttctccaatgcatgaaggtgaaagtaGGAAATTTTTACCCATGTGCATTAATTACAAAGACATTATGATTCTTGGGAAAATAAAGTAGCTTATAATATCATCTACAGAATCAGTCCACTGTtgtaaaagaacagaaatttacaTAGTACATCTTGCACAGGAAAAGTAGAAAACTTTGTTTGCTAAGTGGTTAACAGTAGTTTTATGAGTTGTGAGATTgtgattgatttattttctttgttttctttctactcATCCATTTTTTTCCTAGAGGACCCAGATTACttataaagaaatactaaaatattaaaaaaatcaatacattaaAAGCAATACAAAGAATTGTTTACTGAGTTTATGAAGACAGTGAAAACACTAAAATTCTTGTTGTCAGACTTAAAAATGTTATGTAAAACTCACATGACTTTTAGACTCATATCTGGAAGAATCAACTTGGCAGGTACAATATATCCACTGCTCTAAAggacaatcatgtcatctgtgaaatcTGGATAATAATTGCCTCACAGGATTGTGGAACGGATTAGATGAGATACTGAGTATGTAAGCTGTGTTAGGCTGGTTTCTAACTGTTTTTTAGTAGTTGAAATAGGACCCCATCAGACCCTTGGAAGAGGGTGGATATAAATCTCACCTGTGCCCAGGAATAAGTCCAGGAAGCCAAAAAGTGGGTACCACCCTCCCATGGGTATTGCTAAATCTTCTGGGCACTGTGCCCCTTTGTGAGTCCTGTACCCTtaaggtcttcactgctgctgatGAACTGGTGGCCCCAAGATGACAAAGTCCAGTTGATTTCCTTGGAATCCCCCTCAGTGAGTCCTAAACCTGCCCCACCCCATGACACTTATTGAAGTGAGGATAAAGCCCTTTTCCTCACTTTAGAGTTATACTTATCCAAGTGGGTAACACATCAGCGATGCTTTGGTCCCTAGGGGATTTCAAATTTTTGCATACAATGATCTTTCCACCAGATTCAGATATAGGAAGCTGGGATAAAACTTGAGTGGCACACATTgtacttttctcatctgtcagtACCTtctcagctccattcttctttccttaGAGGAAATTATCTCCTAGGAGACAGATGCGAGGCCCTGCATCACAAGGTTAGCATATACTTGTGGTTTTTACAGCATTGCTACTCAAACAGTGGTCCATGGACCAGTTGCATCAGCATCAtctgagagagagaaatgtaGAATCTCAGGTCCCCATCCTAGAGCCACTGATTGAGAATCTTCATTAAACAAGATCTTTAGGTGATTTCTGAGCACTTTAAAGTTTGCAAAGCACTGGTTTATAAGGAGACTCTCCTTACCTCTTACTGTCACCATCGTGTGAAATATGTACCTACAAGGGTAAATACATGTGCTGCATAAGATATACCCCCACAGACTATTAAGTAGGCCTGTTTGTCAAACTGCACAAACACATCTCCAACATTAGTAGAACCTAAAACAAAATCAGTGAGTCAATACCTGCAGTTTTTTATGAAGTAGAGTAGAACAGCATTGGCTAGAGCCAAAGAGTAAATATCAGATTGTATCCCAGGTAGATAGGATGAgtattgttttgtgaaatttgtatttcacttatttatatacttatgtatgtatgtttgtacaCCTTGAATTGTgatgaaaaataaacttctgaTTGTGggctgaatattttaaaaattgagaaaatctGCTTCGGACTTTGCTTCTCGAAACACAATTTGTCTTTTTCATCCTGGCATCTCTAATGCCTAGCATGTGAGtgagtcctctgccttttctaaaaccaggtggaacatctggcagttcacagttcacgtattgttgaagcctggcttggagaattttgatcattactttgctagtgtgtgagatgagtcagttgtggggtagtttgaacgttctttggcattgcctttcttagggattggaacgaaaactgaccttttccagtcctgtggccattgctgagttttccaaatttgctggcatattagtcacttcagttgtgtccaaatctttgcaaccccatggacctcagcccaccgggctcctctgtccgtaggattctccaggcaggaatactggagactgactgtgaaagttgctcagtcgtgtccaactctttatgacctcatggactatacagtccatggaattctccaggccagaatactggagtgggtagcctttcccttctccaggggatcttcccaacccagggattgagcccaggtcgcctgcattgcatgtggattctttaccagctgaagcacaagggaagcccaagaatactggagtgggtagcttatcccttttccagtggatcttcttgacccaggaatcaaaccagggtctcatgcattgcaggcggattatttttttaatatatttttatttattttaattggaggttaatcaggcagattctttaccaactgagttatcagggaagctccagtaa
The nucleotide sequence above comes from Capricornis sumatraensis isolate serow.1 chromosome X, serow.2, whole genome shotgun sequence. Encoded proteins:
- the TCEAL2 gene encoding transcription elongation factor A protein-like 2 isoform X2, translated to MEKLCSENEAKPENQGKMENKEQPLDAGKPGAACTREDEENLENQGWTDPKGKPDEEVLTSQEKPESEEQAQERKAESEGKPESEGKPVSEEEAKETKAESEGKPESEGKPKEDKPASEPREPRAGRKRPAGEDVPRNAKRKTNKGLAQCLKEYKEAIHDMHLSNEEMIREFDEMARVEDEVKKTRQKLGGFMWMQKSLQDPFHPRGPRELRGGCRAPQRGFEDIPFV
- the TCEAL2 gene encoding transcription elongation factor A protein-like 2 isoform X1, producing MEKLCSENEAKPENQGKMENKEQPLDAGKPGAACTREDEENLENQGWTDPKGKPDEEVLTVTERPESETKPKEGAPESQEKPESEEQAQERKAESEGKPESEGKPVSEEEAKETKAESEGKPESEGKPKEDKPASEPREPRAGRKRPAGEDVPRNAKRKTNKGLAQCLKEYKEAIHDMHLSNEEMIREFDEMARVEDEVKKTRQKLGGFMWMQKSLQDPFHPRGPRELRGGCRAPQRGFEDIPFV